In the genome of Desulfobulbaceae bacterium DB1, one region contains:
- a CDS encoding alcohol dehydrogenase → MTTKKFTVTQPTRIRFGVGAIDDLASAVHELGGTKVLLVVDPSLKNVGLLERITAPLDGGGVKYEIFDHVDPEPGLKLADEAARLAGKAKCDCVIGAGGGSAMDVAKAASILLTNGGKAVDYLGLGKIGKPGVPKIMVPTTAGTGAEVTFTAVFINEKTKSKGGMNGDPLYPEMAVLDPALTLTLPPKVTAAPGIDAFTHALEAFVSTQSHTISDMYAMEAMSLISANLPMAYANGGNIEARSAMMMGSLLGGKALATAGVGLVHAMAYPLGGMFGIPHGLANAVLLPFVVEYNIIASPEKFARIADIMGYDVADLSLRDAARTAVEAVYELNQDVEIPSSLEAIGIPADKIAKMAEIALTVTRPVENNPRRPSLEDVIRIYEIAHKGW, encoded by the coding sequence ATGACGACAAAAAAATTTACCGTTACCCAGCCCACCCGGATCCGTTTCGGCGTCGGAGCAATTGATGATCTGGCCTCAGCGGTTCATGAGCTTGGCGGCACGAAGGTGCTGCTGGTTGTCGACCCGAGCCTGAAAAACGTCGGCCTGCTGGAGCGGATTACCGCGCCGCTTGACGGGGGAGGGGTCAAGTATGAAATATTCGACCACGTTGATCCGGAGCCCGGCTTGAAGCTGGCCGATGAGGCGGCGCGTCTGGCCGGCAAGGCGAAATGCGACTGTGTCATCGGCGCGGGCGGCGGATCGGCCATGGATGTGGCCAAGGCGGCCAGTATCCTGCTGACCAACGGCGGCAAGGCCGTGGATTATCTGGGGCTCGGCAAGATCGGCAAGCCCGGCGTGCCGAAGATCATGGTGCCCACCACGGCGGGTACCGGCGCGGAAGTTACCTTTACCGCGGTTTTTATCAACGAGAAAACCAAAAGCAAGGGCGGCATGAACGGGGATCCGCTTTATCCGGAAATGGCGGTGCTTGATCCCGCCCTGACCCTGACCCTCCCCCCCAAAGTCACCGCCGCGCCGGGCATTGACGCCTTTACCCATGCCCTGGAGGCCTTTGTTTCAACCCAGTCCCATACCATCTCCGATATGTATGCCATGGAGGCCATGAGCCTGATCAGCGCCAATCTGCCCATGGCCTACGCCAACGGCGGCAATATCGAGGCGCGCTCCGCCATGATGATGGGCAGTCTGCTCGGCGGCAAGGCCCTGGCCACGGCAGGAGTCGGCCTGGTGCATGCCATGGCCTATCCCCTGGGCGGCATGTTCGGCATTCCCCATGGTCTGGCCAATGCCGTGCTGTTGCCCTTTGTGGTGGAGTACAACATCATCGCAAGTCCGGAAAAGTTTGCCCGCATCGCGGACATCATGGGCTATGACGTGGCCGATCTTTCCCTGCGCGACGCGGCCCGGACAGCGGTGGAGGCGGTGTATGAACTGAATCAGGATGTGGAGATCCCGTCAAGCCTGGAGGCAATCGGCATCCCGGCGGACAAGATAGCGAAGATGGCCGAGATCGCCCTGACCGTGACCCGTCCGGTGGAAAACAACCCACGCCGGCCCAGCCTGGAGGATGTGATCCGAATTTACGAGATAGCGCACAAGGGTTGGTAG
- a CDS encoding aminotransferase: MPGFEVFGEEEKKEIMEVLDTGVLFRYEFPQQRKGIYKVRAFEEQFAAYCGAKHAQAVTSGTAALKVALTALGVGPGDEVITQCFTFVATWEAIFDVGAVPVFAEVDETLNMDPADLEKKITPRTRCVIPVHMLGAPARIKEIKAIADKHGIPVLEDTAQAAGATLNGKRLGSFGACGTFSFDPVKTMTTGEGGMIITDDEKLWRNMSEYHDHGHDHVPNPGARGGEGRGFIGFNFRMMELQGAIGIAQLAKLDDMIVRQKNHKAALKQAISQIPGVTFRTILDEKGDSATFIGFFLPDGDRARAVNKVLAENGAGAIAFGANTWHFYPKWEHLLAGSTLAKSGWPFSGPDGKRRVVYDKDALPASAALMDRLLVYQVPVKLPDERLVQMRDALKKAAAV, encoded by the coding sequence ATGCCGGGTTTTGAGGTTTTTGGAGAGGAAGAAAAAAAAGAGATCATGGAGGTGCTTGATACAGGCGTCCTCTTTCGTTACGAATTTCCCCAGCAGCGCAAGGGGATTTACAAGGTTCGCGCCTTTGAGGAGCAGTTTGCCGCCTACTGCGGGGCAAAGCATGCCCAGGCGGTCACCTCCGGCACGGCGGCGTTGAAGGTGGCCCTGACCGCCCTCGGCGTCGGGCCCGGGGATGAGGTCATCACCCAGTGCTTTACCTTTGTCGCCACCTGGGAGGCGATTTTTGACGTGGGCGCGGTGCCGGTCTTTGCCGAGGTGGACGAAACGTTGAACATGGACCCGGCTGATCTGGAAAAGAAGATAACCCCCCGCACCAGGTGCGTCATCCCGGTGCATATGCTGGGCGCCCCGGCCCGCATCAAAGAAATCAAGGCCATTGCCGACAAGCACGGCATTCCGGTGCTGGAAGACACCGCCCAGGCGGCGGGCGCCACCCTGAACGGCAAGCGGCTGGGCAGCTTCGGGGCCTGCGGCACCTTTTCCTTTGACCCGGTGAAAACCATGACCACCGGCGAAGGCGGCATGATCATCACCGATGACGAGAAGCTGTGGCGCAATATGTCGGAATACCATGACCACGGCCACGACCATGTTCCCAATCCCGGCGCCCGGGGCGGCGAGGGCCGCGGTTTTATCGGCTTTAACTTTCGCATGATGGAGCTGCAGGGCGCCATCGGCATTGCCCAGCTGGCCAAGCTCGATGATATGATCGTGCGGCAGAAAAACCACAAGGCGGCCCTCAAACAGGCCATTTCGCAAATTCCCGGCGTCACCTTCCGCACAATTCTCGATGAAAAGGGCGACTCCGCCACCTTTATCGGTTTTTTCCTGCCCGACGGCGACCGGGCCAGGGCGGTCAACAAGGTGCTGGCTGAAAACGGCGCCGGGGCCATTGCCTTTGGCGCCAATACCTGGCATTTCTATCCCAAGTGGGAACATCTGCTGGCCGGGTCCACCCTGGCCAAATCCGGCTGGCCCTTCAGCGGGCCGGACGGCAAGCGCCGGGTGGTCTACGACAAGGACGCCCTGCCCGCCTCAGCCGCCTTGATGGACCGGCTGCTCGTTTATCAGGTGCCGGTCAAGCTGCCGGATGAGCGGCTTGTTCAGATGCGCGATGCCTTGAAAAAGGCGGCTGCGGTGTGA
- a CDS encoding 3-deoxy-manno-octulosonate cytidylyltransferase produces MDLLHKLEPKVVAVIPARYYSNRFEGKPLAKIKGKPMIQHVYERALAVPLLSRVAVATDDERIADCVRGFGGEAVMTLRDHASGTDRLAEAATIMDIPEQDVVVNIQGDQPLFPAEVVEQVAQPLLDDPSLPMSTLIYKIIRKEEIDDPNHVKTVFDRNGMALYFSRASIPFQRDPQNPPPPTYYKHLGFYAYRKGFLLTFVGLPEGEWERFEKLEQLRALEFGYRIKVVLTEHDSIEVDTPKDLERVEGMM; encoded by the coding sequence ATGGATTTACTGCATAAATTAGAACCCAAGGTGGTGGCCGTCATTCCGGCCCGTTATTATTCTAACCGGTTTGAGGGAAAACCATTAGCAAAAATCAAGGGCAAGCCGATGATCCAGCATGTCTATGAACGGGCCCTTGCCGTTCCGCTTCTTTCCCGGGTGGCGGTGGCAACCGATGACGAGCGGATCGCCGACTGCGTTCGCGGCTTTGGCGGCGAGGCGGTGATGACCCTGCGGGACCACGCCTCGGGAACGGACCGCCTGGCCGAGGCCGCCACCATCATGGATATTCCCGAACAGGATGTGGTGGTCAACATTCAGGGCGACCAGCCGCTTTTCCCCGCCGAGGTGGTGGAGCAGGTGGCCCAGCCGCTGCTTGACGATCCGTCCCTGCCCATGTCGACCCTTATCTATAAAATTATCCGAAAGGAAGAAATAGACGACCCGAACCATGTGAAAACGGTTTTTGACCGCAACGGCATGGCCCTGTATTTTTCCCGGGCGTCGATTCCCTTCCAGCGCGACCCGCAGAATCCGCCGCCGCCCACCTATTACAAGCATCTTGGTTTTTACGCCTATCGCAAGGGCTTTTTGCTGACCTTTGTCGGACTGCCGGAAGGGGAATGGGAGCGTTTTGAAAAACTGGAACAGCTGCGCGCCCTTGAATTCGGTTACCGGATCAAGGTGGTTCTGACCGAGCATGATTCCATCGAAGTGGACACGCCGAAGGACCTCGAAAGGGTGGAGGGGATGATGTAA